A window of Belonocnema kinseyi isolate 2016_QV_RU_SX_M_011 chromosome 9, B_treatae_v1, whole genome shotgun sequence contains these coding sequences:
- the LOC117180349 gene encoding silk gland factor 1-like — MTMLQSQKLYSEAGSLGTMTSAAMSNMGSMGPTYSSINSLNCVSMGMPMGVGPNCSPQSPGAFNMSTMSSAIGMATMGGQMGGYGGAGMGGGGACMSAVGYGSLAPGGGGGVTRDSLSLAEPDSPNSALQRARTDKSYRRSYTHAKPPYSYISLITMAIQNAPTKMLTLSEIYQFIMDLFPFYRQNQQRWQNSIRHSLSFNDCFVKVPRTPDKPGKGSFWTLHPESGNMFENGCYLRRQKRFKDEKKELTRQTTKHHHHGSGGNGHGSPPSHELNHGKKTPLHHGQPQDDKDLQSLVSSHHHHHSGGLHQHHSSLKSDTNDIGGLLGSDLGAAHDELAAMVGRSLHPHLLSDPSGLHHGMSGSLKQEPPYTAASHPFSITRLLPGATAGNSPGSQDTKPPELKMYELHQSYANYGSPHHPHPHSGPPGHHHHNGMHGSNPNPMHNMSNHHQDYYQSPLYHHASVTTSSAPPPPSTTSAAGL; from the coding sequence ATGACCATGTTACAGTCGCAGAAGCTGTACAGCGAGGCTGGCAGCCTCGGCACCATGACAAGCGCTGCTATGTCAAATATGGGCAGCATGGGGCCGACCTACAGTTCCATCAACTCCTTAAACTGTGTCTCCATGGGAATGCCTATGGGAGTTGGACCAAATTGCAGTCCCCAGAGTCCTGGGGCCTTTAATATGAGCACGATGAGCTCAGCCATTGGAATGGCGACAATGGGTGGCCAAATGGGTGGCTACGGTGGTGCTGGAATGGGTGGCGGAGGTGCGTGTATGAGTGCCGTCGGCTACGGATCCCTTGCTCCAGGTGGTGGCGGTGGTGTTACAAGAGACTCGCTCTCCTTAGCTGAACCAGATTCGCCAAATTCGGCTCTTCAACGAGCGAGAACCGATAAGTCTTACAGAAGAAGTTACACACACGCGAAACCACCATATTCCTACATCAGCCTAATTACAATGGCAATCCAAAATGCACCTACCAAGATGCTAACCCTTTCCGAAATTTACCAGTTCATCATGGACCTCTTTCCCTTCTACAGACAAAACCAACAACGCTGGCAGAATTCCATCAGGCATTCCCTCAGTTTCAACGACTGCTTTGTCAAAGTACCAAGGACTCCAGACAAGCCCGGCAAAGGATCTTTCTGGACTCTGCATCCTGAAAGTGGCAATATGTTTGAGAATGGATGCTACCTCAGACGCCAAAAGAGGTTCAAAGATGAGAAAAAGGAACTCACGAGGCAAACTACGAAACATCACCACCACGGCTCTGGTGGAAACGGACATGGTAGTCCTCCATCGCACGAACTCAATCATGGAAAGAAGACACCTCTACATCACGGCCAACCCCAGGACGACAAAGACCTACAATCCCTAGTTTCATCACATCACCATCATCACTCCGGTGGTCTACATCAACACCACTCGAGTTTGAAAAGTGACACAAACGATATTGGAGGTTTGTTGGGTTCGGATCTTGGTGCAGCTCATGATGAGCTTGCTGCCATGGTTGGAAGAAGTTTACATCCTCACCTTTTGAGCGACCCTAGCGGTCTTCACCACGGGATGTCGGGAAGCTTGAAACAAGAGCCTCCTTATACGGCTGCCAGTCACCCCTTCAGCATCACGAGGCTACTTCCTGGTGCGACAGCTGGCAATTCACCAGGTTCCCAGGACACGAAACCACCAGAGTTGAAGATGTACGAGCTTCATCAAAGTTATGCGAATTACGGCTCGCCTCATCATCCACATCCACATTCAGGGCCGCCTGGGCATCACCATCACAATGGAATGCATGGTTCGAATCCAAATCCCATGCATAATATGAGCAATCATCATCAGGACTATTATCAGAGTCCTCTTTATCACCATGCAAGTGTTACTACGTCCAGTGCACCTCCGCCTCCTTCGACAACCTCGGCGGCGGGGTTGTGA